Below is a genomic region from Thermithiobacillus tepidarius DSM 3134.
CGGCGTGCGCCCCAGTCACGCGGCGCGCGACGACCAGCAGCGCATCAGCACTCCGGCTGATGCGCTGCGGCAGGGCGCCAATCATCTGGTCATCGGCCGCCCCATCACCCAGGCAGCGGATCCGCAGCGGGCCCTGGAGGCCATCCTGGCGGAAATCCGGCCGTACCTGGGCGGCTAGGCGCGGCCCGTCAGTCACAGAGGAAGTTTTGCATGGAAGACAATAACCACTACCTGGATCTGTACCGCAGCAACAACGCCCTGCTCGAAGGCCATTTCCTGCTCTCCTCGGGCCTGCATAGCGACCGCTACCTGCAATCCGCGCTGCTGCTGCAACATCCGCAGCACGCCGCCACCCTGTGCCAGGCGTTGGCCGACAACCTGCCGTCGGCGCTGCGCGAACAGATCGGCGTGGTGGTCGGGCCCGCCATGGGCGCCGTGCTGGTGTCCTACGAAACCGCCCGCGCCCTCGGCGTGCGCAGCCTCTTCACCGAGCGCCAGGACGGCCAGATGACCCTGCGGCGCGGCTTCACCCTGCAACCGGGCGAGAAGATCCTGGTGGTCGAGGACGTCATCACGACCGGCGGCTCCACCAAGGAATGCATCCGCGCCCTCGAAGCCGCCGGCGGTCAGGTCATCGCTGTCGCCTCTCTGGTCGATCGCAGCGGCGGCAGCGCGGATTTCGGCGCCATCCCGTTCCACCCGCTGATCCGCCTCAGCGTGCAAACCTGGTCCCCCGACCAGTGCCCCCTGTGCGCGGCCGGCAGTACCCCGGTCAAGCCGGGCAGCCGGGGCTTGAAGTAAAAGCCGGAAGGCACCGCCTCCGCCTTGACCTCAGGGATGGTTCCCCATAGAATACCCCGACCAATTCCCCGGTAGCTCAGTCGGTAGAGCGGGTGACTGTTAATCACTAGGTCGGCGGTTCGAGCCCGTCCCGGGGAGCCAAATGAAATCAGAGTAGGGCCTAGCCTCAGCGGCTAGGCCCTTTTCTTTTGCAACCAGGCCGCTTCGCAGGCGAGGTCATGCGGGGAGCGGCGTGCGTGTTGGCTTTTCGCGCAGCTCTTGCGTGGCCGCCTCTGTTTTGATTATCGTACAGAAACAATACGAAGATCAGGAGGACGACATGGCGGGCAAGGGCAGGCGGGGTGGCGTGCGGGCGGGGGCGGGGCGGCCGCGGGGATCGGGGCCGTATGGGGAGGCGACCGAGGCGCTGCGGGTGCCGCTCAGTCTGGTCCCGCAGGTGAGGGCGCTGCTGGCGGCGCGCCGGCAGGGAGATGGGAAGGCCCTGCCGGCGCATCCGGACATCTTGATGCCGGCCGCGACGGCGCCGCAGCCGCTGCCCCTCTACGGCAGCCGGGTGGCCGCGGGCTTTCCGTCGCCCGCGGACGATCATCTGCATGCCACGCTGGATCTCAATGCCTATCTGGTCAAGCATCCGGCCGCGACCTTCTTCGTGCGGGTGGAGGGCGATTCCATGATCCAGGCCGGCATTCATGCCGGTGATATCCTGGTGGTGGATCGTGCCTTGGAGGCGCGGGACGGCAAGATCGTGGTGGCGGCGCTCAATGGCGAACTGACAGTGAAGCGCCTGGACCTGCGCGACGGCCGCATCCGATTGCTGCCCGAGAATCCCGATTATTCGCCCATCGAGGTGGGGGAGGAGGCGAACTTCCTCATCTGGGGCGTGGTGACCAGCGTCATCCACGCACTCTGAGGCCCGGTCATGGGCCGTATCTTCGCGCTGGTGGACTGCAACAATTTTTACGCCTCCTGCGAGCGGGTCTTCAATCCCGCCCTGGAGCGCCGGCCCATCGTGGTTTTGTCCAACAACGATGGCTGCGTCATCGCCCGTTCCAACGAAGCCAAGGCTCTGGGCATTTCCATGGGTGCGCCCTTTTTCAAGGTGCGTCGGATCGTCGAGCGGCACGACGTGGCCGTATTTTCCTCCAACTACGCCCTCTATGGCGACATGTCGCGGCGGGTGATGGCGGTGCTGGCCGGGCTGGTGCCGCGTCTGGAGGTCTACTCCATCGACGAGGCCTTTCTGGATCTGCGGGGTCTGGGTGCTCAGGAGCTGAGCGAGTTGGGCCGGCACATCCGCCGTACCGTGCGCCAATGGACCGGCATTCCGGTGTCCGTCGGCATCGCGCCCAGCAAGACCCTGGCCAAAGCTGCCAATGCTTTGGCCAAGCGGGATCTGCTGCGGCAGGGCGTTTGCGATCTGTGCGATCCGCAGGCCCGGGAGGCGGCCCTGGCGCATCTGGCGGTGGAGGAAATCTGGGGCATCGGCGCCCGCTCGGGCGAGCGGCTGCGGGCGCGCGGCATCGCCACCGCCCGGCAACTGCGCGACAGCGATCCGGCGGCCATGCGGCGGCACTTCGGCCTGGTCATGGAGCGGATCATCTGGGAGCTGCGCGGGGTGTCCTGTCTCGCGCTGACCGACATCCGACCGCCGCGCCAGCAGATCATCACCTCGCGTTCCTTCGGCGTGCGGGTGACGAGCTATCGCGATCTGGCCGAGGCGATCAGCCACTTTGCCAGCCGTGCCGCGGAAAAGCTCAGGAGCCAGGGCGACAACGCCCAGGCGCTCCAGGTTTTCGTGCGCACCAGTCCATTCAATACAGGGGAGCCTTTCTACCAGAATGCCGCCACCCTGCTCCTGCCGATGCCGACCCAGGACACCAGTCTGCTGATCCGCCACGCCCTGTTGGGGCTCAGGCAAATCTATCGGCGGGGATATCGTTACCAGAAAGCCGGCATCATGCTGCTCGACCTCGTGCCGGCTTTGGGGGCGCAGGCCACGCTCTTCGCTGCGGGGGAGCGGGAAACGGCGAAATCCCAGGCGCTCATGCACGCCATGGACGAAATCAACCGCCGCATGGGGAGCGGCGCCCTGCGCTTTGCCGCGGAAGGCACCCGGCAACGCTGGCAGGGGACGGCGGCCCGCTGCTCGCCGGCCTACACCACGCGCTGGGAAGACTTGCCGCTGGTCAGGGCGTGACGCGGTTTTCCTGCCTAAGCCGGATTTCTGCGGGCTGCGGCGGATGTTAGTTTGGATGCGCATCATCCTGCCTCAATAATTCCAGGACCGTTTGCACAGTTGCGCCAGCGCACGTCAGGACGGCGGGAGAACGCCCGCACCGGCCATGTGTTGCACGCGGTCTGCCACCATCCAATTCAAGAGGAGGAGCCTTGTGGACATCTATGCACTCCTGAAGCAGGACCACGAGAAAGTGACCGAACTGCTGGACAAGCTGGACGAGACCGGCGACGGCGCAGTGAAAACCCGGGAAAAGCTCTTTGCCCAGCTCAAACAGGAACTGACGGCACATTCAGAAGCGGAAGAAAAAACCTTCTATGACGCGCTCAAGAAAGCCGAGGAGACCCGTGAGATCGTCCTTGAAGGCGTCGAGGAGCACCATGTGGCGTCCGCGCTTCTGACGGAACTAGATGCCATGCCTAAGGACGACGAGCGCTGGGGCGCGAAGCTGAGCGTGCTGAAGGAAAACGTGACGCACCACATCGAGGAGGAGGAAAAGGAGCTGTTCAAAAAGGCCCGCAAGGTGTTGGATGCGGCGCAGGCCGAGGAGATCGGCAAGCGTATGGAAGCGGAAAAGCGCGC
It encodes:
- a CDS encoding LexA family protein — its product is MAGKGRRGGVRAGAGRPRGSGPYGEATEALRVPLSLVPQVRALLAARRQGDGKALPAHPDILMPAATAPQPLPLYGSRVAAGFPSPADDHLHATLDLNAYLVKHPAATFFVRVEGDSMIQAGIHAGDILVVDRALEARDGKIVVAALNGELTVKRLDLRDGRIRLLPENPDYSPIEVGEEANFLIWGVVTSVIHAL
- a CDS encoding hemerythrin domain-containing protein, which produces MDIYALLKQDHEKVTELLDKLDETGDGAVKTREKLFAQLKQELTAHSEAEEKTFYDALKKAEETREIVLEGVEEHHVASALLTELDAMPKDDERWGAKLSVLKENVTHHIEEEEKELFKKARKVLDAAQAEEIGKRMEAEKRALLAQV
- a CDS encoding Y-family DNA polymerase — protein: MGRIFALVDCNNFYASCERVFNPALERRPIVVLSNNDGCVIARSNEAKALGISMGAPFFKVRRIVERHDVAVFSSNYALYGDMSRRVMAVLAGLVPRLEVYSIDEAFLDLRGLGAQELSELGRHIRRTVRQWTGIPVSVGIAPSKTLAKAANALAKRDLLRQGVCDLCDPQAREAALAHLAVEEIWGIGARSGERLRARGIATARQLRDSDPAAMRRHFGLVMERIIWELRGVSCLALTDIRPPRQQIITSRSFGVRVTSYRDLAEAISHFASRAAEKLRSQGDNAQALQVFVRTSPFNTGEPFYQNAATLLLPMPTQDTSLLIRHALLGLRQIYRRGYRYQKAGIMLLDLVPALGAQATLFAAGERETAKSQALMHAMDEINRRMGSGALRFAAEGTRQRWQGTAARCSPAYTTRWEDLPLVRA
- the pyrE gene encoding orotate phosphoribosyltransferase — its product is MEDNNHYLDLYRSNNALLEGHFLLSSGLHSDRYLQSALLLQHPQHAATLCQALADNLPSALREQIGVVVGPAMGAVLVSYETARALGVRSLFTERQDGQMTLRRGFTLQPGEKILVVEDVITTGGSTKECIRALEAAGGQVIAVASLVDRSGGSADFGAIPFHPLIRLSVQTWSPDQCPLCAAGSTPVKPGSRGLK